In Isoptericola jiangsuensis, the following proteins share a genomic window:
- a CDS encoding M15 family metallopeptidase, whose amino-acid sequence MPLPRRATSRSRTAGTSALLAVLLVAPVASLVTAPGSGRADPVSTVTPLPSSSPAALSSSAPTPPPAPRGSTLVGWDPAREGVVGEPLTDLVVVAPARGRTAEVQQQVDGAWVTRATATLDDAPVDLVRVTLPERWSDAATTVWRLHLPATPDAAAVTSDEQHVTARWPLRTDPADPTVLVNKEHPVEPARWRPHRLVVPRNAGAAQRVGLQPEAAAAMEELAAAARRATGHRLVMVSAYRSAAYQERLFDRYARQHGRGAAERFSAHAGESEHQTGWAADVTEDRTTFTRFGGTATSDWVAANAWRHGWVVRYTPGAEDVTGYEPEPWHLRYVGPDLAAWLHATGLTLEEAVGVAG is encoded by the coding sequence GTGCCACTCCCCCGCCGCGCCACGTCGAGGTCGCGCACCGCCGGCACGTCCGCGCTGCTCGCGGTCCTCCTCGTCGCGCCCGTGGCGAGCCTCGTGACGGCCCCGGGCAGCGGCCGCGCCGACCCCGTCAGCACGGTGACGCCCCTGCCGTCCTCGTCGCCGGCGGCCCTGTCGTCGTCGGCCCCGACACCCCCTCCGGCACCGCGCGGCAGCACCCTCGTCGGCTGGGACCCCGCCCGCGAGGGCGTCGTCGGGGAGCCGCTGACCGACCTGGTCGTCGTCGCCCCCGCCCGCGGCCGCACCGCCGAGGTGCAGCAGCAGGTCGACGGCGCCTGGGTCACCCGCGCCACGGCCACGCTCGACGACGCCCCGGTCGACCTCGTCCGCGTCACCCTCCCCGAACGGTGGTCCGACGCGGCGACCACGGTGTGGCGGCTCCACCTGCCCGCGACGCCCGACGCCGCCGCCGTCACGAGCGACGAGCAGCACGTCACGGCCCGCTGGCCCCTGCGCACCGACCCGGCCGACCCGACGGTGCTCGTCAACAAGGAGCACCCCGTCGAGCCCGCACGGTGGCGACCGCACCGCCTCGTCGTCCCGCGCAACGCCGGGGCGGCGCAGCGCGTGGGTCTGCAACCGGAGGCCGCGGCCGCCATGGAGGAGCTCGCGGCCGCCGCCCGGCGCGCCACGGGCCACCGGCTCGTCATGGTGTCCGCCTACCGCTCGGCCGCCTACCAGGAGCGGCTGTTCGACCGGTACGCACGCCAGCACGGCCGCGGGGCCGCCGAGCGGTTCTCCGCCCACGCCGGCGAGTCCGAGCACCAGACCGGCTGGGCCGCCGACGTCACCGAGGACCGGACCACCTTCACGCGGTTCGGGGGCACCGCGACCTCCGACTGGGTCGCGGCGAACGCCTGGCGGCACGGCTGGGTGGTCCGCTACACCCCCGGCGCCGAGGACGTCACCGGCTACGAGCCGGAACCCTGGCACCTGCGCTACGTCGGCCCCGACCTCGCGGCCTGGCTGCACGCCACCGGCCTCACCCTGGAGGAGGCCGTGGGCGTCGCCGGCTGA
- a CDS encoding response regulator, whose protein sequence is MIDVVLADDHPVVRAGLRAVVDGQPDMRVVHEAATAEELLRWLDAGGRGDVVLLDLQFGEGRLGGAAATGTVTARHGVPVLVVTTYGTDADILAAIEAGATGYLLKDASTDELARAVRSAAAGEVALGEAVQRRLVGRMRTPAEQPTARELEVLRLVVAGRSNEAIARELFVSVATVKSHLAHVNTKLGTRSRTEAAAAARERGML, encoded by the coding sequence ATGATCGACGTGGTGCTGGCCGACGACCACCCGGTGGTCCGTGCGGGGCTGCGCGCGGTGGTCGACGGCCAGCCGGACATGCGGGTCGTCCACGAGGCCGCGACCGCGGAGGAGCTGCTGCGCTGGCTCGACGCCGGCGGGCGTGGCGACGTGGTGCTCCTCGACCTGCAGTTCGGCGAGGGGCGGCTCGGCGGCGCGGCCGCGACGGGCACCGTCACGGCACGGCACGGCGTCCCGGTGCTGGTCGTCACGACCTACGGCACGGACGCCGACATCCTCGCCGCGATCGAGGCGGGGGCGACCGGCTACCTCCTCAAGGACGCGTCGACCGACGAGCTGGCGCGCGCCGTCCGGTCGGCCGCGGCGGGCGAGGTCGCCCTGGGCGAGGCGGTGCAGCGCCGGCTCGTGGGCCGCATGCGCACCCCCGCCGAGCAACCGACGGCCCGGGAGCTGGAGGTGCTGCGGCTCGTCGTGGCGGGCCGGTCGAACGAGGCCATCGCCCGCGAGCTGTTCGTGTCGGTGGCCACCGTGAAGTCCCACCTGGCGCACGTCAACACCAAGCTGGGCACGCGGTCCCGCACCGAGGCCGCGGCGGCGGCGCGCGAGCGCGGCATGCTCTGA
- a CDS encoding sensor histidine kinase, with translation MIRHPELSAARGLALGLDVLLTALLVVAVVQAPAGAGAVAVPTAVALAALYGWGRVALDVHGLPGERRRGAWWPDVAWVAALVAAWLVLLVVSPAALWLAFPLMLLQMHVLGPHRGVVAVAVTTVLAVVDGLTAQAGPGDPWTGFVLGPVLGGAVAIGVVLGIEAFVRESRSRQRTVDELTRARRHLAQAERERAVTDERARLARDIHDTLAQSLSAIELLLRAADDAVGTGDDRARTLVDQARHAARDGLAEARRVVQDLTPGDLERTTLPAALRRAAETAARSAAGDPPDVSVVTSGPVRALPVPVETALLRVAQSALANVVEHAAASRARVTVTYDPGTVTLDVVDDGVGFDPAHVEDRPGRGFGLPAIRARAAELGGTLALESRPGGGTAVAVTLPAGDGQEDR, from the coding sequence GTGATCCGCCATCCCGAGCTCTCGGCCGCGCGCGGCCTGGCCCTGGGGCTCGACGTGCTCCTGACCGCGCTGCTCGTGGTCGCGGTGGTCCAGGCGCCCGCGGGTGCCGGGGCGGTCGCGGTGCCGACGGCGGTGGCGCTGGCGGCGCTCTACGGGTGGGGGCGTGTCGCCCTGGACGTGCACGGCCTGCCGGGGGAACGGCGGCGGGGCGCGTGGTGGCCGGACGTCGCCTGGGTCGCCGCGCTGGTCGCGGCCTGGCTGGTGCTGCTGGTCGTGTCCCCGGCGGCGCTGTGGCTCGCGTTCCCGCTGATGCTCCTCCAGATGCACGTGCTGGGGCCGCACCGCGGCGTCGTCGCGGTGGCCGTCACGACGGTGCTCGCGGTCGTCGACGGCCTGACGGCGCAGGCCGGGCCGGGCGACCCGTGGACGGGCTTCGTCCTGGGGCCGGTGCTCGGCGGCGCGGTCGCGATCGGCGTCGTGCTCGGCATCGAGGCGTTCGTGCGCGAGTCCCGGTCCCGGCAGCGGACCGTGGACGAGCTGACCCGGGCGCGCCGCCACCTCGCGCAGGCGGAGCGTGAGCGGGCCGTCACCGACGAGCGGGCCCGCCTGGCCCGCGACATCCACGACACGCTCGCGCAGTCGCTGTCCGCGATCGAGCTGCTGCTGCGGGCCGCCGACGACGCCGTCGGCACCGGCGACGACCGCGCGCGGACCCTGGTCGACCAGGCGCGGCACGCCGCGCGCGACGGGCTCGCCGAGGCCCGCCGGGTGGTGCAGGACCTCACGCCGGGCGACCTGGAACGCACCACCCTGCCCGCGGCGCTGCGGCGTGCGGCCGAGACGGCGGCCCGCTCGGCCGCGGGCGACCCCCCGGACGTGTCGGTCGTGACGTCCGGACCGGTGCGCGCCCTGCCCGTGCCGGTGGAGACGGCGCTGCTCCGCGTCGCCCAGTCGGCGCTCGCGAACGTCGTCGAGCACGCCGCCGCGTCCCGCGCCCGCGTGACCGTCACCTACGACCCCGGCACGGTCACGCTGGACGTGGTGGACGACGGCGTGGGGTTCGACCCGGCGCACGTCGAGGACCGTCCCGGGCGCGGGTTCGGGCTGCCCGCGATCCGTGCGCGGGCAGCCGAGCTCGGGGGGACGCTCGCGCTGGAGAGCAGACCCGGCGGCGGGACCGCGGTCGCGGTGACCCTGCCGGCCGGGGACGGTCAGGAGGACCGATGA
- a CDS encoding ABC transporter permease, with product MTANAPPRRLEDVIDHPHRRYPVFVALRDLRHARGRFALMAVVLVLVTFLVTFLASLTAGLARESTSAVTELPADHLAFSLPAPGDRPDFTASRVTPDQVDGWARVAGVRDASPLGVATTRATGGTTAAVTVLGVPPGSGLLPAGTADPAPGEVVLTAAAADALAAHPGDTITLGGTAMTVAAGTAPDASFSHTPVVWTSLDDWQAAGARGTPGDAPVATVVALTTDGPDPATLDAADHDLGTTTVTTSAARGAVPSFAGENTSLTTMQGFLLVISALVVGAFFSVWTVSRAGDVAVLKALGASTGYLLRDALGQAAVLLAGGVTLGTVLAAAAATVLPAAVPVVVTPATTLVPAAALVLLGLAGAAVSVARITRIDPHAALAAR from the coding sequence ATGACCGCGAACGCCCCGCCGCGGAGGCTGGAGGACGTCATCGACCACCCCCACCGGAGGTACCCCGTGTTCGTCGCGCTCCGCGACCTGCGCCACGCCCGAGGACGCTTCGCCCTCATGGCCGTGGTCCTCGTCCTCGTCACGTTCCTCGTGACCTTCCTGGCCTCGCTCACCGCGGGCCTGGCCCGCGAGTCCACCTCGGCCGTGACCGAGCTGCCCGCCGACCACCTCGCGTTCTCCCTGCCCGCCCCGGGCGACCGGCCCGACTTCACCGCCTCCCGTGTCACCCCGGACCAGGTGGACGGCTGGGCACGGGTCGCCGGGGTCCGGGACGCGTCTCCCCTGGGCGTCGCCACGACCCGCGCCACCGGCGGTACCACCGCGGCCGTCACGGTGCTCGGCGTCCCGCCCGGCAGCGGGCTCCTGCCCGCCGGCACCGCCGACCCCGCACCCGGCGAGGTCGTCCTCACCGCCGCGGCCGCCGACGCCCTCGCCGCGCACCCCGGCGACACGATCACCCTCGGCGGGACCGCCATGACGGTCGCGGCCGGCACCGCCCCGGACGCGTCGTTCTCCCACACGCCGGTCGTGTGGACCTCCCTGGACGACTGGCAGGCCGCCGGCGCCCGCGGCACCCCCGGCGACGCCCCGGTCGCGACCGTCGTCGCGCTCACCACCGACGGCCCCGACCCCGCCACGCTCGACGCCGCCGACCACGACCTCGGCACCACCACGGTCACGACGTCCGCCGCGCGCGGCGCCGTCCCGTCGTTCGCCGGGGAGAACACGTCGCTCACCACCATGCAGGGCTTCCTGCTCGTCATCTCCGCGCTCGTCGTCGGCGCGTTCTTCTCCGTGTGGACCGTCTCGCGCGCCGGCGACGTCGCCGTGCTCAAGGCCCTCGGCGCGTCCACCGGGTACCTGCTGCGCGACGCCCTCGGCCAGGCCGCCGTCCTGCTGGCCGGCGGGGTCACGCTCGGCACCGTCCTCGCCGCGGCCGCCGCCACCGTGCTGCCCGCCGCCGTGCCCGTCGTCGTCACACCCGCCACCACCCTGGTGCCCGCCGCGGCCCTCGTCCTGCTCGGCCTCGCCGGCGCGGCCGTCTCCGTCGCGCGCATCACCCGCATCGACCCGCACGCGGCCCTCGCCGCCCGCTGA
- a CDS encoding ABC transporter ATP-binding protein produces the protein MDLHLRGITLVYPDGEGTLTAVDDVHLTVPAGTTTALLGPSGAGKSSLLAVAAGLTRPTRGCVEIGDDTVLTPTTTVARATRVRLDRIGVVFQSPQLLASLTAVEQLELHAHLRGGRPAAARARALELLDAVGVAGQAGKRPAQLSGGQRQRVAIARALMGAPEVLLVDEPTSALDHERGSRVVELVTRLTRETSAATLLVSHDASTLGSVDARVRLVDGRLAADPAAAAVRTAPVPAGRPPR, from the coding sequence ATGGACCTGCACCTGCGCGGCATCACCCTCGTCTACCCCGACGGGGAGGGCACGCTCACCGCCGTCGACGACGTCCACCTCACCGTCCCCGCGGGGACCACCACCGCCCTGCTGGGCCCGTCCGGCGCCGGGAAGTCCAGCCTGCTCGCCGTGGCCGCCGGGCTGACGCGACCCACCCGCGGCTGCGTCGAGATCGGCGACGACACCGTGCTCACGCCCACCACGACGGTCGCGCGGGCCACGCGCGTGCGGCTCGACCGGATCGGTGTCGTGTTCCAGTCGCCGCAGCTGCTCGCGTCGCTCACCGCGGTGGAACAGCTGGAGCTGCACGCCCACCTGCGCGGTGGCCGACCGGCCGCCGCGCGGGCGCGCGCGCTGGAGCTGCTGGACGCCGTCGGCGTCGCCGGGCAGGCCGGCAAGCGGCCCGCCCAGCTCTCCGGCGGCCAGCGTCAGCGCGTCGCCATCGCGCGGGCCCTCATGGGCGCCCCCGAGGTCCTGCTGGTCGACGAGCCGACGTCCGCCCTCGACCACGAGCGCGGCAGCCGGGTCGTCGAGCTCGTCACGCGGCTGACCCGCGAGACGTCGGCGGCGACCCTCCTCGTCTCGCACGACGCCTCGACGCTCGGGTCCGTCGACGCCCGCGTCCGGCTGGTCGACGGACGGCTCGCCGCGGACCCGGCGGCCGCCGCGGTCAGGACAGCGCCCGTCCCAGCCGGTCGACCGCCGCGGTGA
- a CDS encoding MalY/PatB family protein — protein MTDTTLCPLDQLSLDDLRRRTSVKWRAYPDDVLPLFVAEMDVPQPPVVVDAVTRALAIGDTGYDLGTGYAAALAPFAQRRWGWTPDVATSRTLPDVMVAIVEVLRVLTSPGDAVVVTPPVYPPFAAYARTEARHVVEAPLDADGRLDPVTLEAAFAQATGVAAHGTGPGSGRRAVLLLCNPHNPTGTVHTRAELEDTLALARRYGVRVVADEIHAPFAFDDLVDGAEPFTPLLSVAGAEDAIAVHSASKAFNLAGLRAATAVAGPDAAADLRRIPEVAGHAVNHLAVIAHAAAYTGGDAWLDALRGGIVRNRQLLTERLAEVAPAVRVHPGRGTYLAWLDVRDAVPEGVDPHRHVLGTAKVALGDGSHFGTGGRGRLRLNLATSAEILTAAVDRLGRALS, from the coding sequence GTGACCGACACGACCCTGTGCCCGCTGGACCAGCTCTCCCTCGACGACCTGCGCCGCCGCACCTCCGTGAAGTGGCGCGCCTACCCCGACGACGTGCTGCCGCTGTTCGTCGCGGAGATGGACGTGCCGCAGCCGCCGGTCGTGGTCGACGCGGTGACGCGGGCGCTCGCGATCGGGGACACGGGCTACGACCTCGGCACGGGCTACGCGGCCGCGCTCGCCCCGTTCGCGCAGCGCCGCTGGGGTTGGACGCCCGACGTCGCCACGAGCCGCACCCTGCCCGACGTCATGGTGGCGATCGTGGAGGTGCTGCGCGTCCTCACCTCGCCCGGTGACGCCGTCGTCGTCACCCCGCCCGTCTACCCGCCGTTCGCCGCGTACGCCCGCACCGAGGCGCGGCACGTGGTCGAGGCACCCCTCGACGCGGACGGCCGCCTCGACCCGGTGACCCTGGAGGCTGCGTTCGCGCAGGCGACCGGCGTCGCCGCGCACGGCACCGGGCCGGGGTCGGGGCGGCGCGCCGTGCTCCTGCTGTGCAACCCCCACAACCCCACGGGCACCGTCCACACCCGGGCCGAGCTGGAGGACACCCTCGCCCTCGCGCGGCGCTACGGGGTGCGGGTGGTCGCCGACGAGATCCACGCCCCGTTCGCGTTCGACGACCTGGTGGACGGCGCCGAGCCGTTCACGCCCCTGCTGTCCGTGGCGGGCGCGGAGGACGCGATCGCCGTGCACTCGGCGTCCAAGGCGTTCAACCTCGCCGGGCTGCGCGCCGCCACCGCGGTCGCCGGGCCGGACGCCGCCGCCGACCTGCGCCGCATCCCCGAGGTGGCGGGCCACGCCGTCAACCACCTCGCCGTCATCGCGCACGCCGCCGCGTACACGGGCGGGGACGCCTGGCTCGACGCGCTGCGCGGCGGGATCGTGCGCAACCGGCAGCTCCTCACCGAGCGGCTCGCCGAGGTCGCGCCGGCCGTGCGCGTGCACCCCGGGCGCGGCACCTACCTCGCCTGGCTCGACGTCCGCGACGCCGTCCCCGAGGGCGTCGACCCGCACCGGCACGTGCTCGGGACGGCGAAGGTCGCGCTGGGCGACGGCTCCCACTTCGGCACGGGCGGCCGCGGCCGGCTGCGGCTAAACCTCGCGACCTCGGCGGAGATCCTCACCGCGGCGGTCGACCGGCTGGGACGGGCGCTGTCCTGA